In Zonotrichia leucophrys gambelii isolate GWCS_2022_RI chromosome 6, RI_Zleu_2.0, whole genome shotgun sequence, one genomic interval encodes:
- the LBX1 gene encoding transcription factor LBX1 produces the protein MTSKEEPKPSSGEERRRSPLDHLPPPANSNKPLTPFSIEDILNKPSVRRSYTLCGTAHLLSAAEKHPPAGLPLSGRALLSQTSPLCALEELASKTFKGLEVSVLQAAEGRDGMTIFGQRQTPKKRRKSRTAFTNHQIYELEKRFLYQKYLSPADRDQIAQQLGLTNAQVITWFQNRRAKLKRDLEEMKADVESAKKLGPNPAVDIVALAELEPSAEGRGKARPGSPPPPPAAAREPGAPQPPRPASPPTERPRSRRDSEEEEEEEEEDVEIDVDD, from the exons ATGACTTCCAAAGAAGAACCCAAGCCCTCTTCGGGGGAAGAACGGCGGCGGAGCCCCTTGGATCACCTCCCACCGCCGGCCAACTCCAACAAGCCCCTCACCCCCTTCAGCATCGAGGACATCCTCAACAAGCCCTCGGTGCGGAGGAGTTACACCCTCTGCGGAACGGCCCACCTCCTCTCCGCCGCCGAGAAGCACCCCCCGGCCGGGCTGCCCCTCTCCGGCCGGGCGCTGCTCTCCCAGACCTCGCCCCTCTGCGCCCTGGAAGAGCTGGCCAGCAAGACCTTCAAGGGGCTGGAAGTCAGCGTGCTGCAGGCGGCCGAAG GCCGAGACGGGATGACCATCTTCGGGCAGCGGCAAACGCCGAAGAAGCGTCGGAAGTCGCGGACGGCCTTCACCAACCACCAGATCTACGAGCTAGAGAAGCGGTTCCTCTACCAAAAATACCTGTCGCCGGCGGACCGGGACCAGATCgcccagcagctggggctcaCCAACGCCCAGGTCATCACCTGGTTCCAGAACCGCCGCGCCAAGCTCAAGAGAGACCTGGAGGAGATGAAGGCCGACGTGGAATCGGCCAAAAAGCTGGGCCCCAACCCCGCCGTGGACATCGTGGCCTTGGCCGAGCTGGAGCCCAGCGCAGAGGGACGGGGCAAGGCGCGGCCCGggtccccgccgccgccccccgccgccgcccgggaGCCCGGCGCTCCGcagccgccccgccccgcctcGCCCCCCACGGAGCGGCCCCGCAGCCGCCGGGacagcgaggaggaggaggaagaggaggaggaggacgtgGAGATCGACGTGGATGACTGA